In a genomic window of Halodesulfovibrio sp.:
- the fliR gene encoding flagellar biosynthetic protein FliR, protein MAEFFSFLLTLMRLSLVVFLLPFFEGKTIPNMVKAAVCLMLTLAVFPALSLKASAFPSHPFEIAIMLLSEILLGVALGLAVKFIFAGIRTGGHVIGFQMGFSMLTLANPSSGEQEGITSILLYQLSFTVFIIANGHLYLIKALTESFDRIPPGGLVLSAKLGEQILTLSLTMFVLAIKVAAPVMIALMLVELTLGLMGRAAPQMNLLMLGFPIKIAVGLVFIGMLFSLMGQRMEELIASLGPMFSTLIKAGSPLLQ, encoded by the coding sequence ATGGCAGAATTTTTCAGTTTTCTGCTCACACTCATGCGCCTTAGCCTTGTGGTATTTTTACTACCTTTTTTTGAAGGTAAAACAATTCCAAACATGGTGAAGGCTGCTGTGTGTCTTATGCTTACCCTTGCAGTCTTTCCGGCGCTGTCTCTCAAGGCATCCGCCTTTCCTTCTCACCCGTTCGAAATAGCCATCATGTTGCTTAGTGAAATATTACTAGGTGTTGCACTTGGACTTGCTGTTAAATTTATTTTTGCAGGTATACGAACAGGTGGGCATGTAATCGGATTCCAGATGGGCTTTTCTATGCTCACCCTTGCGAACCCTTCATCCGGTGAGCAGGAAGGAATTACTTCTATCTTGCTGTATCAACTGAGCTTTACCGTTTTCATCATTGCAAACGGTCACTTATATCTCATTAAAGCACTGACAGAATCGTTTGACCGTATCCCTCCGGGAGGACTTGTTCTTTCCGCCAAGCTTGGGGAACAAATACTTACGCTATCTCTCACCATGTTTGTTCTGGCAATTAAAGTTGCCGCGCCAGTTATGATCGCACTCATGCTGGTTGAACTTACCCTTGGTCTTATGGGACGCGCAGCCCCGCAAATGAACCTGCTCATGCTTGGTTTTCCGATCAAAATTGCTGTCGGTCTTGTCTTCATCGGCATGCTGTTCTCTCTTATGGGACAGCGAATGGAAGAACTTATTGCCAGCCTTGGTCCTATGTTCTCAACGCTTATTAAAGCCGGTTCCCCGTTACTCCAGTAA
- the hflX gene encoding GTPase HflX — MVLVGDTGAIYIPELPRARSSSDRLRGLRLIHTHLNDALLSQEDLMDMLFLRLDSISVLTVDGMGAPGAFQSAHILPVASADGTSYNVHEPTSWEKVDIDFEAQTEALEAELARTADSARKQGGAEHAVLVSVSTLPKDVQESHLNELADLADTAGVTVAGRLVQRVHQVNHKFIMGKGKLAELEILCLQGNASMIIFDGELSPAQLRNLTEVTERKVIDRTQLILDIFAQHATTRAGKLQVEMAQLQYALPRLVGKNRAMDRLMGGIGGRGPGETKLETDRRKVRDRIARFKKELTALRKQRAYARDRRNKARVPVAALVGYTNAGKSTTLNALTNSTVLAENKLFATLDPTTRRLRFPEERELILTDTVGFIRNLPKELREAFRATLEELEAADLLLHVADSGHPELEKQVAAVERILEDMDLHEIPTLLILNKWDTLDEEQQDALTHLYPKAIHIAAKTRLGLDELSQTIINRIDWERGMVK; from the coding sequence ATGGTACTGGTGGGTGACACCGGCGCTATCTATATCCCGGAGCTTCCTCGCGCCCGTTCCAGCAGCGACCGTTTACGCGGTTTGCGTCTTATTCATACTCACTTGAACGATGCACTTCTTTCGCAGGAAGACTTGATGGACATGCTGTTCCTGCGGTTAGATTCTATTTCAGTTCTCACCGTTGATGGCATGGGTGCACCCGGTGCTTTCCAGTCTGCACATATACTACCTGTAGCTTCTGCGGATGGCACATCGTACAATGTACATGAACCAACCTCGTGGGAAAAAGTCGATATCGATTTTGAAGCGCAGACTGAAGCATTAGAAGCAGAACTTGCGCGTACCGCAGACAGCGCCCGCAAACAGGGTGGCGCTGAACACGCCGTATTAGTAAGTGTAAGCACGTTGCCGAAAGATGTTCAGGAATCTCATTTGAACGAACTTGCTGATCTTGCAGATACTGCCGGTGTTACTGTTGCAGGCAGGCTTGTGCAGCGAGTGCATCAGGTGAACCACAAATTTATTATGGGGAAAGGTAAACTTGCAGAGTTGGAAATTCTTTGTCTGCAAGGCAACGCCTCTATGATTATTTTTGACGGTGAACTTTCTCCAGCTCAGCTGCGTAACCTTACTGAAGTAACCGAACGTAAGGTAATCGACAGAACGCAGCTTATCCTCGATATTTTTGCACAGCATGCCACAACCCGTGCGGGTAAATTGCAGGTCGAGATGGCGCAGTTGCAATATGCTTTGCCGCGTCTTGTCGGTAAAAACCGTGCAATGGATAGACTTATGGGTGGCATCGGCGGGCGAGGGCCGGGTGAAACAAAACTCGAAACCGACCGTCGTAAGGTGCGTGACCGTATAGCTCGTTTCAAAAAAGAACTGACTGCATTACGAAAACAGCGTGCGTATGCCCGTGATCGTCGTAACAAAGCCCGTGTTCCTGTAGCGGCTCTTGTTGGATACACGAATGCTGGCAAATCAACGACGTTGAATGCGCTAACCAATTCAACAGTGCTTGCAGAAAACAAATTGTTTGCAACGCTTGATCCTACAACACGTCGTCTGCGTTTTCCTGAAGAGCGTGAATTGATTTTGACGGACACAGTAGGATTTATCCGAAATCTTCCAAAAGAATTGCGGGAAGCATTTCGTGCAACGCTAGAAGAGCTTGAAGCAGCAGATTTGTTGCTGCATGTGGCAGATTCTGGGCACCCAGAGCTTGAAAAGCAGGTTGCAGCGGTTGAGCGTATTCTGGAAGATATGGACTTGCATGAAATTCCAACACTGCTGATTTTGAACAAATGGGATACGCTCGATGAAGAGCAGCAAGATGCATTAACGCATTTGTATCCGAAAGCTATTCACATTGCTGCCAAAACCCGATTGGGGCTTGATGAACTTTCTCAGACGATTATTAATCGTATTGACTGGGAACGCGGCATGGTAAAATAG
- a CDS encoding IMP cyclohydrolase → MNLLPIKRALLSVTDKSGLVEFATFLSEHGVELVSTGGTARMLKEAGLKVTPVSDVTGFPEILGGRVKTLNPFIHGGILADKDNPEHLETLKEHNIAAFDLIVVNLYNFEDAAARGLDLRGAVEQIDIGGPCMLRAAAKNFHSILVLPDPAQYATVQKELLENDMRVGLALRRDMAVKTFARTSQYDGMITEYLASKDI, encoded by the coding sequence ATGAACCTTTTGCCTATTAAACGAGCATTGTTGAGTGTTACAGACAAGTCTGGACTGGTCGAATTTGCGACTTTTTTGAGCGAACATGGTGTAGAGCTGGTTTCCACCGGCGGTACTGCCCGCATGCTTAAAGAAGCAGGGCTGAAGGTTACCCCAGTAAGTGATGTTACCGGATTTCCTGAGATTCTCGGTGGAAGGGTGAAAACTCTTAATCCGTTTATTCACGGTGGTATTCTTGCAGATAAGGATAACCCAGAGCATCTTGAAACGCTTAAAGAACACAATATTGCAGCGTTCGATTTGATTGTGGTTAACCTGTATAATTTTGAAGACGCAGCGGCTCGCGGGCTTGATTTACGCGGTGCTGTGGAACAAATTGATATTGGCGGCCCTTGTATGCTTCGTGCGGCTGCAAAGAACTTCCATTCAATTCTCGTGCTGCCTGATCCTGCACAGTATGCTACAGTGCAAAAAGAATTACTCGAAAATGATATGCGTGTAGGGCTTGCGCTTCGTCGCGATATGGCGGTAAAAACATTCGCGCGTACTTCTCAGTACGATGGAATGATTACGGAGTATCTTGCTAGCAAAGATATTTAA
- the flhA gene encoding flagellar biosynthesis protein FlhA, with protein MAASANASSINYERFSKHGDILLAGGVVLILFVMLIPIPTLLMDVMLSMSISLALLVLVTSMFIKSPLEFSIFPTLLLVTTLFRLALNVATTRLILLHGSEGPDAAGDVIQSFGQFVVGGNYVIGIVIFAILFILNKMVITSGTTRIAEVAARFTLDAMPGKQMAIEADLSAGILDEKTATQRRETIRREADFYGAMDGAGKFVQGDVMAGLLITIVNITAGILIAVFQKGMPWADALSTYTLLTVGDGLVSTIPSLIISTAAGIIVSRAAAEAKMGEEFMGQLTYNSKALNLVGCVLLVFALVPGMPFIAFSFFAICMFVIARLTSNASDEVAQRTGATGAGEQTGEEPAEAMDTPEAVQSLLPLDALELEVGYGLIPLVDEAQDGNLLSRIRTIRRQFALDMGVIIPSLHLRDNLQLKPGQYTVLIKGNEMAGAEILIDHFLAMDPGDARHSIKGIETREPAFNLPALWVPEVQKEEAVLAGYTVVDPSTVIATHLTEVFKRSLADFLGRQEVQSLLDNLAKHAPKAVEELVPNVLTLGVVQKVLQNLVRENISIRDLLTIVETLADYGTSVKNPEVLTEYVRERLSRTIVRPYMDQENTLPIIMLDPHVEKTVQEAIRQTEGGAYLALDPATAQQVIQAVNSAVESAVVTDGQPIILTSPMVRPHLSQLIMRFIPNIPVISQAEIPADIRLNTVGNVGI; from the coding sequence ATGGCTGCCAGCGCAAATGCTTCTTCAATCAACTACGAACGCTTCTCTAAGCACGGGGATATACTCCTTGCAGGCGGTGTGGTGCTCATTCTTTTTGTAATGCTCATCCCAATTCCAACCCTGCTTATGGATGTCATGCTCAGCATGTCTATCTCATTGGCGTTACTTGTGCTCGTAACATCTATGTTCATCAAGTCGCCGCTGGAGTTTTCTATTTTCCCGACCCTGCTGCTTGTTACCACCTTGTTCCGCCTTGCTCTCAACGTAGCAACAACACGTCTTATTCTGCTGCACGGCAGCGAAGGACCGGACGCTGCGGGTGATGTTATCCAGTCATTCGGTCAATTTGTTGTTGGCGGTAACTACGTCATCGGTATCGTAATCTTCGCCATTCTTTTTATTCTGAACAAAATGGTTATCACCTCCGGTACAACACGTATCGCAGAGGTTGCAGCCCGATTCACCCTTGATGCTATGCCGGGTAAACAAATGGCAATTGAAGCAGACTTAAGCGCTGGTATTCTTGATGAAAAGACTGCCACACAGCGCCGAGAAACCATTCGCCGAGAAGCTGACTTCTACGGTGCTATGGACGGTGCCGGTAAGTTTGTTCAGGGTGATGTAATGGCGGGTCTGCTCATTACTATTGTTAACATCACCGCAGGGATATTAATTGCTGTATTCCAGAAAGGCATGCCGTGGGCAGACGCTCTTTCCACCTACACCCTGCTTACAGTCGGTGATGGTCTTGTATCCACTATTCCTTCTCTCATTATCTCCACTGCTGCCGGTATCATCGTATCCCGCGCCGCTGCTGAAGCGAAAATGGGCGAAGAGTTCATGGGTCAGCTTACCTACAACTCTAAAGCACTCAACCTTGTAGGTTGCGTACTTCTTGTATTCGCTCTGGTTCCGGGTATGCCGTTTATCGCATTCTCATTCTTTGCAATCTGCATGTTTGTTATCGCACGCTTAACCTCCAACGCCAGCGACGAAGTTGCACAGCGCACAGGAGCAACAGGTGCAGGCGAACAGACAGGCGAAGAACCTGCAGAAGCTATGGACACACCGGAAGCAGTACAGTCTCTTCTCCCACTGGATGCTCTGGAGCTTGAAGTCGGTTACGGTCTCATTCCGCTTGTTGATGAAGCACAGGATGGCAACCTGCTCTCACGCATCAGAACAATCCGCAGACAGTTTGCACTTGATATGGGTGTTATTATTCCGTCACTCCACTTGCGGGACAACCTGCAACTTAAACCGGGACAATACACAGTTCTTATCAAAGGTAACGAAATGGCAGGAGCAGAGATTCTTATCGACCACTTCCTTGCAATGGACCCAGGCGATGCGCGCCACTCCATTAAAGGTATTGAAACCCGCGAACCGGCATTTAACCTGCCAGCTCTCTGGGTACCGGAAGTGCAAAAAGAAGAAGCTGTGCTTGCAGGGTACACCGTTGTTGACCCATCCACCGTTATTGCAACGCATCTTACCGAGGTATTCAAACGCAGCCTTGCCGACTTCCTTGGACGTCAGGAAGTACAGTCACTGCTGGATAACCTTGCTAAGCATGCACCAAAAGCTGTGGAAGAGCTGGTACCAAACGTACTTACACTGGGTGTGGTGCAGAAGGTTCTGCAAAATCTTGTTCGAGAGAACATTTCGATCCGCGATCTGCTCACAATTGTTGAAACTCTGGCTGACTACGGAACAAGCGTGAAAAATCCGGAAGTACTTACCGAGTATGTCCGCGAACGCTTATCCCGTACCATTGTTCGACCATACATGGATCAGGAAAACACACTCCCAATCATTATGCTGGACCCGCATGTGGAAAAAACTGTTCAGGAAGCCATCCGTCAGACAGAAGGCGGCGCATACCTTGCGCTTGATCCTGCCACAGCCCAGCAAGTTATTCAGGCCGTAAACTCAGCTGTTGAAAGCGCAGTCGTTACCGATGGTCAGCCAATTATTCTGACATCTCCAATGGTACGTCCGCATCTTTCACAATTGATTATGCGATTTATTCCGAACATTCCGGTCATCTCACAAGCAGAAATACCTGCAGATATTCGTTTGAACACTGTTGGTAATGTAGGAATCTAG
- the flhB gene encoding flagellar biosynthesis protein FlhB has product MPQSDPSKTEQATPKKREKTREDGDVAKSQEVPKAATTLAGIIILYGWMGTINEHLQEIMRSCYTFDATLDMTTASALKIIYELAYDLAVMLVPVFLFLFFFAGFSMRAQVGHLWTMKVFKPKWNKFNPIKGMKNMFLSMQTLVRLVKSIVFAVVIGIAPYIVITDEMDKFILLYNASPEGIAHYMLNLVFKVSLYGVIAMLLVSLGDFFYSRWDYEENIKMSKDEVKDEHKQAEGDPKVRSQQRQKMNEMSQQRMMQDVPNADVVITNPTHISVALRYNAMEAPAPIVVAMGADLQAKRIRELAKEHNIPMRENVPLARALYKSVRVGDQIPEDLYKAVASILASLNKFKQKQ; this is encoded by the coding sequence ATGCCACAAAGTGATCCAAGTAAAACCGAACAGGCGACGCCCAAGAAGCGGGAAAAGACCCGCGAAGACGGTGACGTCGCCAAATCGCAAGAAGTTCCTAAAGCCGCCACTACCCTCGCAGGCATCATCATTTTATATGGATGGATGGGAACTATTAACGAACACCTGCAAGAGATTATGCGCTCCTGTTATACCTTTGACGCAACTCTCGATATGACCACGGCTTCTGCCCTCAAAATAATTTATGAACTTGCATACGACCTTGCAGTCATGCTGGTTCCTGTCTTCCTCTTCTTATTTTTCTTTGCTGGATTCTCCATGCGTGCTCAGGTCGGGCACTTGTGGACAATGAAAGTATTCAAGCCGAAGTGGAACAAATTCAACCCGATCAAGGGTATGAAAAATATGTTCCTGTCCATGCAAACACTTGTTCGACTTGTTAAAAGCATTGTTTTTGCGGTTGTTATCGGCATTGCACCGTACATCGTTATTACAGACGAAATGGATAAATTTATCCTGCTGTACAACGCATCACCGGAAGGCATCGCGCATTATATGCTGAACCTTGTGTTCAAAGTATCATTATATGGCGTTATTGCTATGCTCCTCGTTAGTCTTGGCGACTTCTTTTACTCCCGCTGGGATTATGAAGAAAACATCAAGATGTCCAAAGATGAGGTTAAAGACGAGCATAAACAGGCAGAAGGTGATCCGAAAGTCCGTTCACAACAGCGTCAAAAAATGAACGAGATGTCACAGCAGCGCATGATGCAGGATGTCCCGAATGCTGACGTTGTCATCACCAACCCTACACATATTTCTGTAGCGCTTCGATACAACGCTATGGAGGCTCCAGCCCCTATCGTTGTTGCCATGGGCGCCGACCTGCAAGCGAAAAGAATTAGAGAACTTGCGAAAGAACATAACATTCCTATGCGAGAAAACGTTCCTCTGGCACGAGCTTTGTATAAGTCAGTACGAGTGGGCGATCAAATTCCGGAAGATCTCTACAAAGCAGTAGCTTCCATCCTTGCTTCACTCAACAAGTTTAAACAAAAACAGTAG